One part of the Populus alba chromosome 18, ASM523922v2, whole genome shotgun sequence genome encodes these proteins:
- the LOC118051247 gene encoding 14 kDa proline-rich protein DC2.15, translating to MASEKLTATILILSLLFFSTFSSACGPCQPKNQPPPSSPTCPRDTLKLGACADILGLVNVVVGTPPYSKCCPLLEGLADLEVALCLCTAIKANVLGINLNVPVALSILVSACGKSIPPGFKCE from the coding sequence ATGGCTTCCGAGAAACTCACCGCCACCATTTTGATCCTATCCCTCCTCTTCTTCTCAACATTCTCCAGTGCCTGCGGTCCTTGCCAGCCTAAGAACCAGCCACCGCCTTCTTCCCCAACTTGTCCCAGAGACACATTGAAGTTAGGAGCTTGTGCTGACATCCTTGGACTTGTTAATGTTGTTGTCGGAACCCCGCCTTACAGCAAGTGCTGTCCTCTGCTTGAAGGCTTGGCTGACCTGGAAGTTGCCTTGTGTCTTTGCACTGCCATTAAAGCTAATGTGCTCGGAATTAACTTGAATGTGCCGGTGGCTCTAAGCATACTTGTTAGTGCATGCGGCAAATCTATCCCTCCTGGCTTCAAAtgtgaatga
- the LOC118051245 gene encoding PX domain-containing protein EREL1 isoform X1 — protein sequence MQRVRSPPKHRHDGTSPLPLGMDWSPPPRKWSGRETIWPHDPRTGWSYCVTIPSWVVVPKSRDSDPVVFYRVQVGLQSPEGVTTMRGVLRRFNDFMKLFTDLKKAFPRKNLPPAPPKGLLRMKSRALLEERRYSLEQWMTKLLSDIDLSRSVSVASFLELEAAARSSFQDVNQQSSEASPTGDSSTSSLQIPPNLSSLATGSSIASDYGSDTAYETSDLGTPRLERDENFGIGLEDLALDEDLTSPMEKLMKYGMSNIDEGLFMGQTILEQLEGLPRHRPHGVHIKNVTAKDVYNGNASKASFFPGNGMELFSEPGPAKAFGHVRKLSSESVGSDGSSLRGSELSNAGIPNSSGDGSLDLPGIAEVLSSAEVLGNAELQFSGDAHIVLPMDQRHKMNRVLLSMQRRLVTAKTDMEDLISRLNQEIAVKDYLTTKVKDLEVELETNKQKNKENMQQAILIERERLTQMQWDMEELRRKSLEMELKLKSKEGEQSSTEFQMASTDYEKDVVVEELDATRKLLEDLSKRYEELEAKSKADIKFLAKEFKSLKNSQTTLKQELSQSLKEKSEVEKLLHEEREKEHGKIARKKLLHDCRILCDQLQECNVNLLSEDDNFVVDFSLADALDLLTTSDDQIGHLLTEAQQLFEDDKITAPDDNLRSTDDELRNMLANLFTDNAMLRKQVNSTMRRALKMGSISRSSNDGAPSSNNHVER from the exons atgCAGAGGGTGCGGAGTCCACCAAAGCACAGGCACGACGGGACTTCGCCGCTGCCGTTAGGGATGGATTGGAGTCCTCCGCCTCGAAAATGG agtGGGCGAGAAACCATTTGGCCTCATGATCCTAGAACGGGATGGAGTTACTGTGTCACTATACCGTCCTGGGTTGTGGTCCCAAAATCAAGAGATTCAGATCCCGTAGTG TTTTACAGGGTTCAGGTGGGTTTACAATCACCAGAAGGGGTTACAACCATGCGTGGGGTGTTGAGaagatttaatgattttatgaagttatttacTGAT CTTAAGAAGGCATTTCCTAGAAAAAATCTCCCACCAGCTCCACCCAAGGGACTTCTGCGTATGAAAAGCAGGGCACTCTTGGAAGAG AGAAGGTACTCTTTGGAGCAGTGGATGACAAAACTGCTGTCTGACATTGATTTATCAAGAAGTGTTTCAGTGGCATCCTTTCTTGAATTAGAAGCTGCTGCGAGGTCTT CATTCCAAGATGTAAATCAGCAGTCATCAGAAGCAAGTCCCACTGGTGATAGTTCAACTTCCTCACTTCAGATACCTCCAAATTTAAGTTCTCTTGCTACCGGTTCATCAATCGCATCAGATTATGGTAGTGATACTGCTTATGAAACATCTGATCTTGGAACACCTAGGTTAGAAAGAGATGAAAATTTTGGAATTGGCTTGGAGGATCTAGCACTGGATGAAGATCTGACCAGTCCTATGGAAAAACTTATGAAGTATGGCATGTCAAACATTGATGAGGGGCTGTTTATGGGACAGACTATTCTAGAGCAACTAGAAGGTCTTCCTAGGCACAGACCACATGGTGTGCATATAAAAAATGTCACAGCGAAAGATGTATATAATGGAAATGCATCCAAAGCTTCATTTTTTCCTGGAAATGGGATGGAACTTTTCTCTGAGCCAGGGCCTGCTAAGGCATTTGGTCATGTTAGAAAGTTGTCCAGTGAGAGTGTTGGAAGTGATGGAAGTTCTCTACGAGGAAGTGAATTGTCAAACGCTGGGATACCAAATTCATCTGGTGATGGATCTCTTGACCTTCCAGGAATAGCTGAGGTATTGAGCTCCGCAGAAGTTCTTGGTAATGCAGAGCTGCAGTTTTCAGGTGATGCACACATAGTACTTCCTATGGATCAGCGTCATAAAATGAACAGGGTTCTATTATCGATGCAGCGGAGGCTAGTCACAGCTAAAACAGACATGGAAGACCTCATATCAAGATTAAATCAGGAGATAGCCGTAAAAGATTACCTTACAACAAAG GTCAAGGATCTGGAGGTGGAACTTGAAACTaacaaacagaaaaataaagaaaatatgcaGCAAGCTATTTTGATTGAGAGGGAAAGGCTCACCCAAATGCAGTGGGATATGGAGGAATTGAGACGGAAATCGTTGGAAATGGAATTGAAATTGAAGTCAAAAGAG GGTGAGCAGTCAAGTACAGAATTTCAAATGGCATCTACCGACTATGAGAAAGACGTGGTAGTTGAGGAGTTGGATGCTACTAGAAAGCTACTTGAGGATCTGTCTAAGCGATATGAAGAACTTGAAGCGAAATCGAAAGCAGATATTAAATTTCTTGCAAAAGAATTTAAATCCCTTAAAAATTCCCAGACAACATTAAAGCAAGAGCTTAGTCAATCACTGAAGGAAAAATCTGAAGTTGAG aaaCTTCTTCAcgaggaaagagaaaaggagcATGGGAAAATTGCTCGGAAGAAACTGCTACATGATTGTAGGATTCTGTGTGACCAGCTGCAAGAATGCAACGTTAATTTGTTGAGTGAAGATGATAATTTTGTTGTGGACTTTTCACTGGCAGATGCTTTGGATTTGCTGACCACATCTGATGATCAAATTGGCCATCTATTAACGGAG GCACAACAATTATTTGAAGATGATAAAATCACTGCTCCTGACGACAACTTGAGATCAACCGATGATGAACTGAGGAATATGTTGGCAAATCTCTTCACTGATAATGCCATGTTGAGGAAACAGGTGAACTCTACCATGCGACGTGCTCTTAAAATGGGCAGCATCTCTAGGAGTAGTAATGACGGGGCTCCTTCAAGTAATAATCACGTAGAAAGATAA
- the LOC118051245 gene encoding PX domain-containing protein EREL1 isoform X2 translates to MILPCLSIPRFYRVQVGLQSPEGVTTMRGVLRRFNDFMKLFTDLKKAFPRKNLPPAPPKGLLRMKSRALLEERRYSLEQWMTKLLSDIDLSRSVSVASFLELEAAARSSFQDVNQQSSEASPTGDSSTSSLQIPPNLSSLATGSSIASDYGSDTAYETSDLGTPRLERDENFGIGLEDLALDEDLTSPMEKLMKYGMSNIDEGLFMGQTILEQLEGLPRHRPHGVHIKNVTAKDVYNGNASKASFFPGNGMELFSEPGPAKAFGHVRKLSSESVGSDGSSLRGSELSNAGIPNSSGDGSLDLPGIAEVLSSAEVLGNAELQFSGDAHIVLPMDQRHKMNRVLLSMQRRLVTAKTDMEDLISRLNQEIAVKDYLTTKVKDLEVELETNKQKNKENMQQAILIERERLTQMQWDMEELRRKSLEMELKLKSKEGEQSSTEFQMASTDYEKDVVVEELDATRKLLEDLSKRYEELEAKSKADIKFLAKEFKSLKNSQTTLKQELSQSLKEKSEVEKLLHEEREKEHGKIARKKLLHDCRILCDQLQECNVNLLSEDDNFVVDFSLADALDLLTTSDDQIGHLLTEAQQLFEDDKITAPDDNLRSTDDELRNMLANLFTDNAMLRKQVNSTMRRALKMGSISRSSNDGAPSSNNHVER, encoded by the exons ATGATTCTCCCGTGTTTATCTATACCAAGG TTTTACAGGGTTCAGGTGGGTTTACAATCACCAGAAGGGGTTACAACCATGCGTGGGGTGTTGAGaagatttaatgattttatgaagttatttacTGAT CTTAAGAAGGCATTTCCTAGAAAAAATCTCCCACCAGCTCCACCCAAGGGACTTCTGCGTATGAAAAGCAGGGCACTCTTGGAAGAG AGAAGGTACTCTTTGGAGCAGTGGATGACAAAACTGCTGTCTGACATTGATTTATCAAGAAGTGTTTCAGTGGCATCCTTTCTTGAATTAGAAGCTGCTGCGAGGTCTT CATTCCAAGATGTAAATCAGCAGTCATCAGAAGCAAGTCCCACTGGTGATAGTTCAACTTCCTCACTTCAGATACCTCCAAATTTAAGTTCTCTTGCTACCGGTTCATCAATCGCATCAGATTATGGTAGTGATACTGCTTATGAAACATCTGATCTTGGAACACCTAGGTTAGAAAGAGATGAAAATTTTGGAATTGGCTTGGAGGATCTAGCACTGGATGAAGATCTGACCAGTCCTATGGAAAAACTTATGAAGTATGGCATGTCAAACATTGATGAGGGGCTGTTTATGGGACAGACTATTCTAGAGCAACTAGAAGGTCTTCCTAGGCACAGACCACATGGTGTGCATATAAAAAATGTCACAGCGAAAGATGTATATAATGGAAATGCATCCAAAGCTTCATTTTTTCCTGGAAATGGGATGGAACTTTTCTCTGAGCCAGGGCCTGCTAAGGCATTTGGTCATGTTAGAAAGTTGTCCAGTGAGAGTGTTGGAAGTGATGGAAGTTCTCTACGAGGAAGTGAATTGTCAAACGCTGGGATACCAAATTCATCTGGTGATGGATCTCTTGACCTTCCAGGAATAGCTGAGGTATTGAGCTCCGCAGAAGTTCTTGGTAATGCAGAGCTGCAGTTTTCAGGTGATGCACACATAGTACTTCCTATGGATCAGCGTCATAAAATGAACAGGGTTCTATTATCGATGCAGCGGAGGCTAGTCACAGCTAAAACAGACATGGAAGACCTCATATCAAGATTAAATCAGGAGATAGCCGTAAAAGATTACCTTACAACAAAG GTCAAGGATCTGGAGGTGGAACTTGAAACTaacaaacagaaaaataaagaaaatatgcaGCAAGCTATTTTGATTGAGAGGGAAAGGCTCACCCAAATGCAGTGGGATATGGAGGAATTGAGACGGAAATCGTTGGAAATGGAATTGAAATTGAAGTCAAAAGAG GGTGAGCAGTCAAGTACAGAATTTCAAATGGCATCTACCGACTATGAGAAAGACGTGGTAGTTGAGGAGTTGGATGCTACTAGAAAGCTACTTGAGGATCTGTCTAAGCGATATGAAGAACTTGAAGCGAAATCGAAAGCAGATATTAAATTTCTTGCAAAAGAATTTAAATCCCTTAAAAATTCCCAGACAACATTAAAGCAAGAGCTTAGTCAATCACTGAAGGAAAAATCTGAAGTTGAG aaaCTTCTTCAcgaggaaagagaaaaggagcATGGGAAAATTGCTCGGAAGAAACTGCTACATGATTGTAGGATTCTGTGTGACCAGCTGCAAGAATGCAACGTTAATTTGTTGAGTGAAGATGATAATTTTGTTGTGGACTTTTCACTGGCAGATGCTTTGGATTTGCTGACCACATCTGATGATCAAATTGGCCATCTATTAACGGAG GCACAACAATTATTTGAAGATGATAAAATCACTGCTCCTGACGACAACTTGAGATCAACCGATGATGAACTGAGGAATATGTTGGCAAATCTCTTCACTGATAATGCCATGTTGAGGAAACAGGTGAACTCTACCATGCGACGTGCTCTTAAAATGGGCAGCATCTCTAGGAGTAGTAATGACGGGGCTCCTTCAAGTAATAATCACGTAGAAAGATAA
- the LOC118051245 gene encoding PX domain-containing protein EREL1 isoform X3, with protein MRGVLRRFNDFMKLFTDLKKAFPRKNLPPAPPKGLLRMKSRALLEERRYSLEQWMTKLLSDIDLSRSVSVASFLELEAAARSSFQDVNQQSSEASPTGDSSTSSLQIPPNLSSLATGSSIASDYGSDTAYETSDLGTPRLERDENFGIGLEDLALDEDLTSPMEKLMKYGMSNIDEGLFMGQTILEQLEGLPRHRPHGVHIKNVTAKDVYNGNASKASFFPGNGMELFSEPGPAKAFGHVRKLSSESVGSDGSSLRGSELSNAGIPNSSGDGSLDLPGIAEVLSSAEVLGNAELQFSGDAHIVLPMDQRHKMNRVLLSMQRRLVTAKTDMEDLISRLNQEIAVKDYLTTKVKDLEVELETNKQKNKENMQQAILIERERLTQMQWDMEELRRKSLEMELKLKSKEGEQSSTEFQMASTDYEKDVVVEELDATRKLLEDLSKRYEELEAKSKADIKFLAKEFKSLKNSQTTLKQELSQSLKEKSEVEKLLHEEREKEHGKIARKKLLHDCRILCDQLQECNVNLLSEDDNFVVDFSLADALDLLTTSDDQIGHLLTEAQQLFEDDKITAPDDNLRSTDDELRNMLANLFTDNAMLRKQVNSTMRRALKMGSISRSSNDGAPSSNNHVER; from the exons ATGCGTGGGGTGTTGAGaagatttaatgattttatgaagttatttacTGAT CTTAAGAAGGCATTTCCTAGAAAAAATCTCCCACCAGCTCCACCCAAGGGACTTCTGCGTATGAAAAGCAGGGCACTCTTGGAAGAG AGAAGGTACTCTTTGGAGCAGTGGATGACAAAACTGCTGTCTGACATTGATTTATCAAGAAGTGTTTCAGTGGCATCCTTTCTTGAATTAGAAGCTGCTGCGAGGTCTT CATTCCAAGATGTAAATCAGCAGTCATCAGAAGCAAGTCCCACTGGTGATAGTTCAACTTCCTCACTTCAGATACCTCCAAATTTAAGTTCTCTTGCTACCGGTTCATCAATCGCATCAGATTATGGTAGTGATACTGCTTATGAAACATCTGATCTTGGAACACCTAGGTTAGAAAGAGATGAAAATTTTGGAATTGGCTTGGAGGATCTAGCACTGGATGAAGATCTGACCAGTCCTATGGAAAAACTTATGAAGTATGGCATGTCAAACATTGATGAGGGGCTGTTTATGGGACAGACTATTCTAGAGCAACTAGAAGGTCTTCCTAGGCACAGACCACATGGTGTGCATATAAAAAATGTCACAGCGAAAGATGTATATAATGGAAATGCATCCAAAGCTTCATTTTTTCCTGGAAATGGGATGGAACTTTTCTCTGAGCCAGGGCCTGCTAAGGCATTTGGTCATGTTAGAAAGTTGTCCAGTGAGAGTGTTGGAAGTGATGGAAGTTCTCTACGAGGAAGTGAATTGTCAAACGCTGGGATACCAAATTCATCTGGTGATGGATCTCTTGACCTTCCAGGAATAGCTGAGGTATTGAGCTCCGCAGAAGTTCTTGGTAATGCAGAGCTGCAGTTTTCAGGTGATGCACACATAGTACTTCCTATGGATCAGCGTCATAAAATGAACAGGGTTCTATTATCGATGCAGCGGAGGCTAGTCACAGCTAAAACAGACATGGAAGACCTCATATCAAGATTAAATCAGGAGATAGCCGTAAAAGATTACCTTACAACAAAG GTCAAGGATCTGGAGGTGGAACTTGAAACTaacaaacagaaaaataaagaaaatatgcaGCAAGCTATTTTGATTGAGAGGGAAAGGCTCACCCAAATGCAGTGGGATATGGAGGAATTGAGACGGAAATCGTTGGAAATGGAATTGAAATTGAAGTCAAAAGAG GGTGAGCAGTCAAGTACAGAATTTCAAATGGCATCTACCGACTATGAGAAAGACGTGGTAGTTGAGGAGTTGGATGCTACTAGAAAGCTACTTGAGGATCTGTCTAAGCGATATGAAGAACTTGAAGCGAAATCGAAAGCAGATATTAAATTTCTTGCAAAAGAATTTAAATCCCTTAAAAATTCCCAGACAACATTAAAGCAAGAGCTTAGTCAATCACTGAAGGAAAAATCTGAAGTTGAG aaaCTTCTTCAcgaggaaagagaaaaggagcATGGGAAAATTGCTCGGAAGAAACTGCTACATGATTGTAGGATTCTGTGTGACCAGCTGCAAGAATGCAACGTTAATTTGTTGAGTGAAGATGATAATTTTGTTGTGGACTTTTCACTGGCAGATGCTTTGGATTTGCTGACCACATCTGATGATCAAATTGGCCATCTATTAACGGAG GCACAACAATTATTTGAAGATGATAAAATCACTGCTCCTGACGACAACTTGAGATCAACCGATGATGAACTGAGGAATATGTTGGCAAATCTCTTCACTGATAATGCCATGTTGAGGAAACAGGTGAACTCTACCATGCGACGTGCTCTTAAAATGGGCAGCATCTCTAGGAGTAGTAATGACGGGGCTCCTTCAAGTAATAATCACGTAGAAAGATAA
- the LOC118051246 gene encoding adenine phosphoribosyltransferase 5 — translation MTSFEQSRIKERGRKRESRETMFAAENGLKGDPRLQGISEAIRVVPHFPKPGIMFQDITTLLLDHKAFKDTVDIFVDRYRDMGISVVAGVEARGFMFGPAIALAIGAKFVPLRKPRKLPGEVIAESYELEYGTDCLEMHVGAVEPGERAIVIDDLVATGGTLSAAIRLLERMEAEVVECACVIGLREVKGQCRLNGKPLYILVEPRQIDNCC, via the exons ATGACCTCATTTGAGCAGTCGAGAATTAAGGAAagagggagaaagagagagagcagagaAACAATGTTTGCAGCAGAGAATGGACTCAAGGGCGACCCAAGACTACAAGGCATCTCTGAAGCTATTAGGGTGGTGCCTCACTTCCCTAAACCAG GGATAATGTTTCAGGATATAACAACTTTGTTGCTGGATCACAAGGCTTTTAAGGACACAGTGGATATCTTTGTTGATCGCTATAGAGACATGGGCATTTCTGTTGTTGCTG GAGTTGAAGCTAGAGGGTTCATGTTTGGCCCAGCAATTGCCTTAGCTATTGGTGCAAAGTTCGTTCCTTTAAGAAAACCCAGAAAGTTGCCAG GCGAAGTGATTGCTGAATCATACGAGCTGGAATATGGAACTGATTGTCTAGAAATGCATGTTGGTGCTGTTGAGCCTGGCGAGCGTGCAATTGTAATAGATGATCTTGTAGCTACAGGAGGGACCTTGTCAGCAGCAATAAGACTCTTGG AACGGATGGAGGCTGAAGTGGTTGAGTGTGCATGTGTGATCGGATTGCGGGAGGTCAAG GGACAGTGCAGGCTCAACGGCAAGCCACTTTATATCCTTGTGGAGCCACGCCAGATTGATAATTGTTGTTAA